From the Papaver somniferum cultivar HN1 chromosome 2, ASM357369v1, whole genome shotgun sequence genome, the window GTGTTTGGCATTGGAATTTGGAAAGCAGATGCACGCAGAAGTGGTAAAAGCTGGAGTTTTAGGGGACGTATTTGTTGGGTCTGCTCTTGTTGATCTTTACGCAAAATGTGGTGAGATGGAACTTGCAGAGGGAGTGTTTTTTAACATACCTGAACTAAATGTCGTTTCGTGGAATGCATTGCTGAATGGGTACGCTAAGATTGGTGATGGGAGAAGGGTTTTGAATCTTTTCCATAAAATGTATGAGTCGGATATGAAATTCAGTAAGTTTACTTTATCCAGTGTGCTAAAGGGGTGTGCAAGCTTAGGAAACGCAAGAGAAGGTCAGATAGTTCATTCTCTTGCAATCAAGACTGGAACTGAACTTGATGGGATTTTGAGCAGCAGTTTGGTTGATATGTATTCCAAGTGTGGACTGGCTGAAGATGCACAAAAAATATTCGTTAGAGTTTTAAATCCAGACGTGGTGGCCTGGAGTACAATGATTGCTTGTCTTGATCAGCAAGGAAAAACCTGCGAAGTAACAAAACTATTTGCTGACATGGGGAAAGCTGGTCTTAGACCGAATCAATATACCCTTGCTAGTGTTGTTAGTGCTAGCACCAATTTAATTGACCTCCGATATGGCAAAAGTGTCCATGCTTGCATATGCAAATCTGGGTTTGACTCTGATAAGTCGGTTAGTAATGCACTTATCACAATGTACATGAAATCGGGATCAGTTCAAGATGGTTTCAGGGTATTTGAGTCCATGGAAGACAGGGTTGTCATTTCATGGAACGCCTTCTTGTCTGGGTTCCATGAAGGTGATGCTTGTAGTCAGGCACCAATTATCTTCAATAGGATGGTTGTGGAAGGTTTTAAACCTAACAAATACACATTCATTAGCACCTTAAGATCTTGTTCTAGCCTGTCAGATATGAGCTTTGGCCAGCAAATCCATGGCCAAATTGTTAAGAACAATCTACAAACTGATGATTTTGTTGGAGCATCACTTGTAGACATGTACTCCAAATGTGGGTGCTTGGAAAATGCACACAAGGTTTTCAAAAGAATGAAAGAACGAGATTTTTTCACTTGGACCACAGTTATCAGTGAGTATGCACAGGCAAATCAAGGGGAAAAGGCATTTGAGTGCTTCCGCCAAATGCAGCGAGAAGGTGTGAACCCTAATGAGTTCACTCTGGCTAGCTGTTTAAGAGGTTGTTCTACTATATCAGCTCTGGAAAGTGGCCGACAGCTTCATTCACAGGTCATCAAGTCCGGTCATTCATGTGATGTGTTTGTTACGAGTGCTCTTGTAGATATGTACGGGAAATGTGGGGCCATAGAAGATGCAGAGGAGGTATTCGAAAGCTCAGAATCGAGGGATATAGTTTCGTGGAACACAATGATCTGTGGGTACTCTCAAAATGGAGATGGAGAGAAATCTCTTCAGACATTTAATAGTATGCTAAATGAAGGTATACAACCCAATGAGATAACCTTTATAGGTGTGCTTTCGGCTTGTAGCCACATTGGTTTGGTCGAAAAAGGAAAGCAACATTTTGAATCAATAAAAGAAGTTTATGGCATTATTCCAACGATTCAACACTATGCTTGTATGGTTGATATCCTTGGTCGGGCAGGTAAACTTGAGGAGGTAGAAAACTTCATCGAGAAAATGAATATCAAGCCTAATGCATTGGTTTGGCAGACAGCTTTGGGTGCTTGTAAAATGCATGGTAATGTGGAGTTTGGAGAAAGAGCCGCGGAAAAACTCTTCCAACTTGAACCCGAGACAGACTCGACTTATATTTTGCTATCCAACATTTATGCAGCAAAAGGAATGTGGGATGACGTGAAAAAGGTCAGATCGAAGATGTCTAGTCAAGGCGTGAAAAAAGAACCAGGGTGTAGCTGGGTTGAGATTAATGGTGAATTTCATACATTTCTATCTAAAGACGGTTCTCATCCAAAGGTAAAAGAGATTTACCTGAAGTTGGACGAACTGGACCAGAAACTGAAAGCAGCAGGATATGTGCCAAACACCCAGTTTGTGCTTAATAAGGTCtctgaagaaaagaagaaggaaagtcTTATTTATCACAGTGAAAGATTGGCCCTTGCCTTCGCCCTTATAAGCAAGGGACCTGCAAAACCCATACGGATTTTCAAGAATCTGCGCATCTGTGGAGACTGTCATAATGCCATGAAACTCCTCTCAGATGTCATTGATAGAGATATTATTATCCGGGATGTTACTCGTTTCCACCACTTCCAGAATGGTTCTTGCTCTTGTCGGGATTATTGGTGATGGCCTGATGAAAAAGCTTGTATGACTCGCTATTGGGATTTGTCAGAAAGTAGCTCAGCTACACACGTGCACATTAGGAAAGGACATGACAGAACTACAGGTTATTTCTTGTGTGGCATCATATCCTGATCTATATTTTTAGGTTGATTATAGTTATGAGAAAAAAGAATCACTGTTGCTGTGACTTTGTTACTCCTGCTGTGTTAATGACCGGTTCCTTGTTATATTGACAAGATGTTTATTCCTCATTACAGGTTACATTCATGCTGAATTTCACACTCTCAGATCCCCACCGGcaaaatcattgtattggcttgtTAAACTATGTTTCTCAGAGACTAATCGAAGAAACAAGGTGAATGTTGATATATGTGCCATGGAGATCAAGATACAAACTTTAACACAACCTTAGATGCTTTGTGTACCCAAGAAGTTCCTAATGCACCTGCGAGCAAGTCTGCTCATTGTCATTCCGCTAGATTGGAAAGACAACCAGGTAAGATTCCACTTCTATCAGAATATAACTTCTGAATGCAGCGCTTTTCTTGTTGCGTTTGTGCACATAAATTTTAAGCAGCCAACCTTgctgattttgtctaggaaaaaaGAAAATGTTTGATGCCCTGCCTGCTTCTAactcttttctttgttttcattgATGTTTCTTGGTTTTCACCACAGAAAGAAGCTACACCTGTTCAGAAACTCCAGTTGTTAACTGAAGCTGCATTTATCAATTTTCGGGTTCCTCAAAATTTTGATTCAGGAGATTATTTGATCCTTGAAGTTCCAAGACAGTTGCAAACAGAAGGTTTCGGCGTCACGACGTGGATCACTTCTGCCTGTGAACCAGGAACCACAAAAGTACTAACCAGAAGATGGATGAGAAATGTATAATGTAAATACCTTGCATCCATACTTTATTACAGATATATGGGTTTTACTATTTGAGGAGTACTTGGTAAAAATCTAatgtaattttcttttctttttttgcaaaCAGAAAACTGTAACGTGTCATTTAACATAATCAAATCTAATCACATAACAAAATTCGAAttgattgagcaaaaaaaaaaaaaaaaacagaaaatattATAGGAATTGCAACTAAACTAATCCTAAACATCCATTACTAATAAATTACGCCTATAGAACCCCGAACCTCATTCAGGACTTGCACCAAGGAATTTTGCGGAAAAGTCTTGTGAAGTAATGGCCAAGGGGAGTTGCAGGGACTGGAATAAACTTCCCAAGTACTGCTAAAGGCCAACTGATAAAACCAATACCAACAGAAATCAGCCACAATCCCCAGCTTAGTCGCACAGTGCTGGTGAATTTTCCCAGAAAGAAGATGATCAGGATCTGAAGCACAAGAGTTACTGAGATGATGCCCATAAAGAGGCGATTTCTGGTGATTCCAGGGAAGACGTTAAACTCATCAGGCTTTCGTGCATTGAACTCGTTGAATAACTGGGCGAGGACAAATGCATTGAAGATCAAAGTATTCTTCACCTTGATATCATGCTCACTCTTCGTCAGATGTAGGATGCTCTCACCCTTGTAGTAAAGGACGAGAAGCACAGTCACTTGGTATATTGCCTGCACAAATAAGTTCCTCCACATGATATTTGTAATGAGTGGTTCCTTTCTACCAACTGGAGCTCTGTCCATTAGACGATCTGTTGGTGGTTCCGTGGCCAATGCAAGTGCTCCAAGAGTGTCCATGATAATATTGACCCAGAGAAGCTGGACGGCGTTTAAGGGAACTTCACCAGAGGATACTGCAGCGACAACATTGATGACAAGAGCAGCAACATTAACTGTGAGCTGGAACTGAATGAACTTTTGGATATTAGCATACACAGACCTTCCCCAGCGCACAACCTTTACAACCGAAGCAAAGTTATCATCCAGTATAATAATGTCTGCGCTCTCCTTTGCCACTTCAGTTCCTTGAATCCCCATGGCAAGACCTATATCAGCCTCTTTCAGCGCAGGAGCATCGTTGGTGCCATCCCCAGTCACTGCAACAACGTGACCTCTTTTCTTCAGTGCTTGAACAAGCAACAACTTGTCATTTGGAGAAGACCTACCCATCACTGAGATTTTTCCTGCAACTTCTTCTCTATCGGATTCAGACAACTCGCGGAATCTCTTTCCTTCAATGAGAGTTGGCTCCATAGCATCCACATCAGAAGCAAGAATTCCACATTCCAGAGCTATTGCTTTTGCTGTCTGAAGGTTGTCTCCAGTTACCATCCGTACCTTAACACCAGCCTTGGTGCATAGTTCTACAGCTTCTCTAACTCCTGGACGACAAGGATCCTTTAACCCGACGATAGCCAACAAAACTAGTTCATCTTCAGGGATAACCCACTCGGCCAAACTATCTTCATCTTTCGGAACATTCTCTATTGGATATGATCTGCAGGCAAGAGCAACACATCGCAAACTATTCGCAGCCATTTCAGAAATAGCGTCCTTGAAATATTTCACCATGCCCTCATCCATTCTTTTGC encodes:
- the LOC113349373 gene encoding pentatricopeptide repeat-containing protein At3g24000, mitochondrial-like, whose protein sequence is MLKTHSSFRGLFFPLRYHHQGLKKNKHKFLHCSDMSTLSLLWSFNFIEPDPFCNTTSINKNNDSSMVSSVKPHQKKKPRLVMNSLALNSTSCVERVVPKFYDKETLKMYSGLLQDCSTKGSLYNGKAVHGQVIISGMNPDSYLWICLVNMYVKCGDLTLAHLVFDEMLERDVVSFTVLIAGYSAAGNGYEGVGLFRRMRSEGILGNGFAFASALKACSMCLALEFGKQMHAEVVKAGVLGDVFVGSALVDLYAKCGEMELAEGVFFNIPELNVVSWNALLNGYAKIGDGRRVLNLFHKMYESDMKFSKFTLSSVLKGCASLGNAREGQIVHSLAIKTGTELDGILSSSLVDMYSKCGLAEDAQKIFVRVLNPDVVAWSTMIACLDQQGKTCEVTKLFADMGKAGLRPNQYTLASVVSASTNLIDLRYGKSVHACICKSGFDSDKSVSNALITMYMKSGSVQDGFRVFESMEDRVVISWNAFLSGFHEGDACSQAPIIFNRMVVEGFKPNKYTFISTLRSCSSLSDMSFGQQIHGQIVKNNLQTDDFVGASLVDMYSKCGCLENAHKVFKRMKERDFFTWTTVISEYAQANQGEKAFECFRQMQREGVNPNEFTLASCLRGCSTISALESGRQLHSQVIKSGHSCDVFVTSALVDMYGKCGAIEDAEEVFESSESRDIVSWNTMICGYSQNGDGEKSLQTFNSMLNEGIQPNEITFIGVLSACSHIGLVEKGKQHFESIKEVYGIIPTIQHYACMVDILGRAGKLEEVENFIEKMNIKPNALVWQTALGACKMHGNVEFGERAAEKLFQLEPETDSTYILLSNIYAAKGMWDDVKKVRSKMSSQGVKKEPGCSWVEINGEFHTFLSKDGSHPKVKEIYLKLDELDQKLKAAGYVPNTQFVLNKVSEEKKKESLIYHSERLALAFALISKGPAKPIRIFKNLRICGDCHNAMKLLSDVIDRDIIIRDVTRFHHFQNGSCSCRDYW